A window of Ruania suaedae contains these coding sequences:
- the guaB gene encoding IMP dehydrogenase: MQPTAPSQDPFGFVGLTYDDVLLLPGETDVIPSEADTATHLTREIELAIPLVSAAMDTVTESRMAIAMARQGGLGILHRNLPIADQAGQVDLVKRSESGMVTNPLTIAPDATLAEMDRLCATYRVSGMPVVDEAGVLLGIITNRDIRFVPLHAFESALVREIMTPMPLVTGHVGISTEDAAALLGKHKVEKLPLVDDAGRLQGLITVKDFVKSEQYPLATKDEEGRLRVGAAVGFFGDAWERATALVEAGVDVLVVDTANGHARLMLDMVRRLKSDPGCAHVQVIGGNVATREGAQALVDAGVDAVKVGVGPGSICTTRVVAGVGVPQVTAIHQASLACGPAGVPVIGDGGLQYSGDIAKALVAGASSVMLGGLLAGCDESPGDLVYVNGKQFKRYRGMASLGAMQSRGDRRSYSKDRYFQGDVSDEDIITEGIEGQVPYRGPLAQVAHQLTGGLGQSMFYVGARTVPELQARGKFVRITSAGLKESHPHDVQMVAEAPNYGGR; this comes from the coding sequence ATGCAGCCCACCGCCCCCTCCCAGGACCCGTTCGGGTTCGTCGGGCTCACCTATGACGACGTGCTCCTGCTCCCGGGGGAGACCGACGTCATCCCGAGCGAGGCCGACACCGCGACCCACCTCACACGAGAGATCGAGCTCGCGATCCCGCTCGTCTCGGCCGCGATGGACACCGTGACCGAGTCGAGGATGGCGATCGCGATGGCGCGCCAGGGCGGGCTCGGCATCCTGCACCGCAACCTGCCGATCGCCGATCAGGCCGGTCAGGTCGACCTGGTCAAGCGGTCCGAGTCGGGCATGGTGACCAACCCGTTGACGATCGCGCCGGACGCCACGCTGGCCGAGATGGACAGACTCTGCGCAACGTACCGCGTCTCCGGGATGCCGGTGGTGGACGAGGCCGGGGTGCTGCTGGGCATCATCACCAACCGGGACATCCGGTTCGTGCCGCTCCACGCCTTCGAGAGTGCACTCGTACGCGAGATCATGACCCCGATGCCGCTCGTGACCGGGCACGTGGGGATCTCCACCGAGGATGCGGCGGCGCTGCTCGGCAAGCACAAGGTCGAGAAGCTCCCCCTCGTCGACGACGCCGGCCGCCTGCAGGGCTTGATCACGGTCAAGGACTTCGTGAAGTCCGAGCAGTACCCGCTCGCCACCAAGGACGAGGAGGGCCGGTTGCGGGTGGGGGCCGCCGTCGGCTTCTTCGGGGACGCCTGGGAGCGGGCGACGGCGCTCGTGGAGGCCGGCGTCGACGTGCTCGTGGTCGACACCGCGAACGGTCATGCCCGTCTCATGCTGGACATGGTGCGCCGGCTCAAGAGCGACCCCGGATGCGCCCACGTGCAGGTGATCGGCGGCAACGTCGCCACCCGCGAGGGCGCGCAGGCGCTGGTGGACGCCGGCGTGGACGCCGTCAAGGTCGGGGTGGGCCCGGGATCGATCTGCACCACCCGCGTGGTCGCCGGCGTCGGCGTGCCGCAGGTGACGGCGATCCACCAGGCCTCGCTGGCGTGCGGGCCGGCCGGGGTGCCGGTGATCGGCGACGGTGGCCTGCAGTACTCCGGCGATATCGCCAAGGCGCTCGTGGCGGGGGCGAGTTCGGTGATGCTCGGCGGACTGCTCGCCGGGTGTGACGAGTCCCCGGGTGATCTGGTCTACGTCAACGGCAAGCAGTTCAAGCGTTACCGCGGGATGGCCTCCCTGGGGGCGATGCAGTCACGCGGTGACCGCCGCTCCTACTCCAAGGACCGCTATTTCCAGGGCGATGTCTCCGATGAGGACATCATCACCGAGGGGATCGAGGGGCAGGTCCCCTACCGTGGCCCGCTCGCCCAGGTCGCTCACCAGCTCACCGGCGGCCTCGGTCAGTCGATGTTCTACGTCGGCGCGCGCACCGTGCCCGAGCTCCAGGCGCGCGGGAAGTTCGTGCGGATCACCTCCGCCGGGCTGAAGGAGTCCCACCCGCACGACGTGCAGATGGTGGCCGAGGCGCCGAACTACGGCGGTCGCTGA
- a CDS encoding MerR family transcriptional regulator translates to MPEAQSGPDERVTVRLTVAAVAERLGVAASTLRTWERRYGLGPSMRTAGRHRRYSAEDVDRLEAMRRLTRDGVAPADAARVARGLDPDSDAVPELTAGHADEVLDPLSMAAAAVEADEQRLHRMIARAVRQSEGLSVWQNLVRPALDLLEARDHGDQPGRDPVSVLGAALLAALRSVAPDSGADAPVIIHADHDHHLDAHVLATELAVHGVQARVLRPARRRRDADSAGSAAAHVRLAVLLGNPHDASAVVQTMRESGRTAFVISLTGVPQEFADLPRARTLAGAVHEIADLLSERPVPDAAGARR, encoded by the coding sequence GTGCCTGAGGCGCAGTCCGGTCCCGACGAGCGCGTGACGGTACGACTCACGGTGGCCGCGGTGGCCGAACGCCTGGGCGTCGCAGCCTCGACCCTGCGCACGTGGGAGCGCCGGTACGGCCTCGGGCCGTCGATGCGGACCGCGGGGCGTCACCGCCGGTACAGTGCCGAGGACGTCGACCGGCTCGAGGCGATGCGCCGGCTGACTCGCGACGGCGTCGCACCTGCCGACGCCGCCCGCGTCGCTCGCGGGCTCGACCCCGACAGTGACGCGGTCCCCGAGCTCACTGCCGGCCACGCAGACGAGGTCCTCGACCCGCTCTCGATGGCTGCTGCGGCGGTGGAGGCCGACGAGCAGCGGCTCCACCGGATGATCGCTCGTGCGGTGCGGCAGAGCGAAGGACTGAGTGTCTGGCAGAATCTCGTGCGCCCGGCACTGGACCTGCTGGAGGCTCGCGATCACGGGGATCAGCCCGGCCGGGACCCGGTGTCGGTGCTCGGAGCTGCGCTGCTGGCGGCGTTGCGGTCGGTCGCACCTGACTCCGGCGCCGACGCGCCGGTGATCATCCATGCCGATCACGACCACCATCTCGATGCGCACGTCCTCGCCACCGAGCTGGCCGTGCACGGCGTCCAGGCCCGCGTCCTGCGGCCGGCCCGGCGCAGGCGCGACGCCGACTCAGCCGGCTCCGCGGCAGCTCACGTCCGGCTCGCGGTGCTGCTGGGGAACCCGCACGACGCCAGCGCGGTGGTGCAGACCATGCGTGAGTCCGGGCGGACGGCGTTCGTGATCTCGCTCACGGGCGTACCGCAGGAGTTCGCCGACCTGCCTCGCGCCCGCACGCTGGCCGGCGCTGTGCACGAGATCGCCGACCTGCTCAGCGAGCGCCCGGTGCCGGACGCTGCGGGTGCCCGCCGCTGA
- a CDS encoding exonuclease domain-containing protein: MTSWLDGPLLGFDTETTGVNPFRDRIVSAALIGRGPRGTARRVWLLRPGIPIPEEAAAIHGITTAHAARHGMAPREALAQIGDELLAAFRRRTPVVAYNAAFDLTILERELERHGLPTLTDELGGPLVPVLDPLLLDRGLESGRAGHRALMNLCGYYGVQENGRLHTADVDAAATLDILAAQVRAHPELTHRSPATLHQWQAGQHRRWASAEGERRRGSGRPGPAPGWPLHTCEVATGGASDTSQLPA; the protein is encoded by the coding sequence ATGACGTCATGGCTGGACGGTCCGCTGCTCGGTTTCGACACCGAGACCACGGGCGTGAACCCGTTCCGCGACCGGATCGTCAGCGCCGCCCTGATCGGCCGTGGGCCACGGGGCACGGCCCGGCGCGTCTGGCTGCTCCGGCCCGGCATCCCGATCCCGGAGGAGGCGGCGGCCATCCACGGGATCACCACCGCCCATGCGGCCCGGCACGGGATGGCACCGCGGGAGGCGCTCGCCCAGATCGGCGACGAACTCCTGGCCGCCTTTCGCCGGCGCACCCCGGTGGTGGCCTACAACGCCGCCTTCGACCTGACGATCCTCGAACGCGAGCTGGAGCGGCACGGCCTGCCCACCCTGACCGACGAGCTCGGCGGACCACTGGTCCCGGTGCTGGACCCGCTGCTGCTCGACCGCGGGCTGGAGTCCGGCCGGGCCGGGCACCGCGCGCTGATGAACCTGTGCGGGTACTACGGAGTCCAGGAGAACGGCCGCCTGCACACCGCGGACGTCGACGCCGCCGCCACCCTGGACATCCTCGCCGCGCAGGTTCGCGCCCACCCCGAGCTCACGCATCGGTCGCCGGCCACCCTGCACCAGTGGCAGGCCGGCCAGCACCGCCGGTGGGCGAGCGCCGAGGGCGAGCGCCGGCGTGGCTCCGGCCGGCCCGGCCCGGCACCCGGGTGGCCGCTGCACACGTGCGAGGTCGCCACCGGCGGGGCATCCGACACCTCGCAGCTGCCTGCCTGA
- the groES gene encoding co-chaperone GroES encodes MSVSIKPLEDRIVVKTLEAEQTTASGLVIPDSAKEKPQEGEVLAIGPGRVDDNGNRVPLDVAVGDVVIYSKYGGTEVKYSGEEYLILSARDVLAVVSK; translated from the coding sequence GTGTCGGTCTCCATCAAGCCGCTCGAGGACCGGATCGTCGTCAAGACGCTCGAGGCCGAGCAGACCACCGCGTCCGGGCTCGTCATCCCGGACTCCGCCAAGGAGAAGCCCCAGGAGGGCGAGGTTCTGGCCATCGGCCCGGGCCGCGTCGACGACAACGGCAACCGCGTCCCGCTGGACGTGGCCGTAGGTGACGTCGTCATCTACAGCAAGTACGGCGGCACCGAGGTCAAGTACTCCGGCGAGGAGTACCTGATCCTCAGCGCCCGCGACGTGCTGGCCGTCGTCTCGAAGTGA
- a CDS encoding acetylxylan esterase — MALSYTDMPLDDLRAYAPDLPEPADLDEFWSRTLAVARRHEEPARLTPVDEPLTELVVEDLVFPGFAGDPVRGWITRPRGDRPRPVVVEFVGYGGGRGLAGEKLAWAAAGYVHVLMDTRGQGSAWGTGGGTPDPHGSGPATPGFMTQGISSPESYYYRRVYTDAVRLLDHVARLPFVDPERIAVTGGSQGGGIAIAAAALSPQVRAAMPDVPFLCDFPRAVTRTPNPPFTEITRYLSVHRDQAESVLRTLSYVDGAVLARRIQAPALFSVALMDEVVLPSTVFAAFNAVPGADKQIEVYGFNGHEGGAFHQWHRQVRWLRERLG, encoded by the coding sequence ATGGCCCTCAGTTACACCGATATGCCCCTCGACGACCTCCGCGCCTACGCGCCCGATCTGCCGGAGCCGGCCGACCTGGACGAGTTCTGGTCCCGCACCCTGGCGGTTGCGCGCCGCCACGAGGAGCCGGCACGCCTGACGCCGGTCGACGAACCGCTCACCGAGCTCGTCGTCGAGGACCTGGTCTTCCCCGGCTTCGCCGGGGACCCGGTGCGCGGCTGGATCACCCGGCCCCGGGGAGATCGTCCGCGACCGGTGGTCGTGGAATTCGTCGGCTACGGCGGTGGCCGCGGCCTGGCCGGAGAGAAGCTCGCCTGGGCGGCAGCCGGGTACGTGCACGTGCTGATGGACACCCGCGGGCAGGGGAGCGCCTGGGGCACCGGCGGCGGCACCCCCGATCCGCACGGCTCCGGTCCCGCCACCCCGGGATTCATGACGCAGGGCATCAGTTCGCCCGAGAGCTACTACTACCGTCGCGTCTACACCGACGCCGTCCGGCTGCTCGACCATGTCGCCCGGCTCCCGTTCGTCGACCCCGAACGGATCGCCGTCACCGGCGGCAGCCAGGGCGGCGGCATCGCCATCGCCGCCGCGGCGCTGTCGCCGCAGGTGCGGGCCGCGATGCCGGACGTGCCGTTCCTGTGCGACTTCCCGCGCGCCGTCACCCGCACCCCGAACCCGCCGTTCACCGAGATCACGCGCTACCTCTCGGTCCACCGCGACCAGGCCGAGTCAGTCCTGCGGACGCTGTCCTACGTCGACGGTGCCGTGCTGGCCCGGCGGATCCAGGCGCCGGCGCTGTTCTCGGTGGCGCTCATGGACGAGGTCGTCCTGCCGTCCACGGTGTTCGCAGCGTTCAATGCCGTCCCCGGCGCGGACAAGCAGATCGAGGTGTACGGCTTCAACGGCCACGAGGGCGGGGCCTTCCACCAGTGGCACCGGCAGGTGCGCTGGCTGCGCGAGCGCCTGGGCTGA
- a CDS encoding TetR/AcrR family transcriptional regulator, whose translation MTSNDTDAPAPTSPLDPAGARGPRGEYRKSAQRRRRIVDAAVAVFSERGYRGATIRQIAARADLSPSSLLHFYSSKVELLWATMRHRDSVRFVGDHRHSFPDRVVGQAIANEDVPHLVRLYGVLTAESATADHPAREYFGGRFAVLRGQYAEELAALATADLLRPGIEIDVAAATLVALWDGVQLQALYEPDVIDAAEVLHDYFRLVLTEPDVLTPPAQLRRWWAGQRGAGAAGEPGPTADRHV comes from the coding sequence ATGACCAGCAACGACACCGATGCCCCTGCGCCCACCTCCCCGCTCGATCCCGCCGGGGCGCGCGGGCCTCGCGGGGAGTACCGCAAGTCGGCTCAGCGCCGCCGCCGGATCGTGGATGCGGCGGTCGCGGTCTTCTCCGAACGTGGCTACCGGGGCGCGACCATCCGGCAGATCGCCGCGCGAGCCGATCTGAGCCCGTCCAGTCTGTTGCACTTCTACTCCTCCAAGGTTGAGCTGCTCTGGGCCACGATGCGCCACCGTGACTCGGTGCGCTTCGTCGGCGATCACCGCCACTCCTTCCCCGACCGCGTGGTCGGCCAGGCGATCGCGAACGAGGACGTGCCGCACCTGGTGAGGCTGTACGGGGTGCTCACGGCCGAGTCCGCCACTGCCGACCACCCCGCCCGGGAGTACTTCGGCGGACGCTTCGCGGTCCTGCGTGGCCAGTACGCCGAGGAGCTCGCCGCTCTCGCCACCGCGGATCTGCTGCGCCCCGGGATCGAGATCGACGTCGCTGCGGCGACGCTGGTCGCACTGTGGGACGGGGTGCAGCTTCAGGCGCTCTACGAGCCGGACGTGATCGATGCGGCCGAGGTGCTGCACGACTACTTCCGCCTCGTGCTCACGGAACCGGACGTTCTCACCCCGCCCGCGCAGCTGCGCCGGTGGTGGGCCGGGCAGCGGGGAGCGGGTGCCGCCGGCGAACCCGGCCCGACCGCGGACCGACACGTTTAG
- a CDS encoding WhiB family transcriptional regulator, with product MAELSRLPGPIMDVWEWQYQGACRETGDEQFFHPDGERGASRRRRDANAKAVCAQCPVIEQCREHALSVREPYGVWGGLSEDERSAILAQRAPAAS from the coding sequence ATGGCGGAACTCTCAAGGCTTCCCGGGCCGATCATGGACGTGTGGGAGTGGCAGTATCAGGGCGCTTGCCGCGAGACCGGTGACGAGCAGTTCTTCCACCCCGATGGTGAGCGCGGAGCCTCGCGGCGCCGCCGGGACGCGAACGCCAAGGCAGTGTGCGCCCAGTGCCCGGTCATCGAGCAGTGCCGTGAGCATGCGCTGAGCGTGCGCGAGCCCTACGGGGTGTGGGGCGGGCTGTCCGAGGACGAGCGCAGCGCCATCCTCGCCCAGCGTGCACCAGCAGCGAGCTGA
- a CDS encoding ABC transporter ATP-binding protein, giving the protein MSALARILRFTRSLTPYYVGIMLAAMVVTGAGLAVPFITGRATDVIVDAIERSGAGDDVLAATIRTVVLLALALLLAELVDTVASNIGGYWGDVMSAKMRTILSTRYFEKLLSLPQRYFDNELTGTIVARLNRSIAEITNFMKSFSNMFVTLIMTTIAVLIISAWHYWPLALLLLLAYPLYLWLTAMTSTRWQRLEGRKNEHVDVASGRFTEVVGQIRVVKSFGRERSEQHEFTRHFDRTVDLTGEQSRHWHRMDVIRRAALNVIFFGLYTIIFVRTVQGHFSPGDMVMLVQLMAMARQPVTSLSYVVDTAQRAIAGSRSYFEVMNLEASAIEPAGRHPHEAAAGKGADGALVRFTDVRFGYDDDADVLKDISFEIARGERVALVGESGGGKSTLINLLLGLYAMRDGSIEVAGAGRDLGSLRANIGVVFQDASLFSGTIAENIAYGRPEATREEVEAVARRAAVEEFVRRLPHGYDTVIGERGMKLSGGQKQRIAVARAMLKDAPILVLDEATSALDTKSERLVQAGLERLMADRTSLIIAHRLSTIAEVDRIITLREGRIDEIGTPDELAASGGIYAELLALQNASTASARKRLKSYDVVG; this is encoded by the coding sequence ATGTCCGCGCTCGCGCGCATCCTGCGATTCACCCGCTCCCTGACCCCCTACTACGTCGGCATCATGCTCGCCGCCATGGTGGTCACCGGGGCGGGGCTCGCCGTGCCGTTCATCACCGGCCGTGCCACCGACGTGATCGTCGACGCCATCGAACGGTCCGGCGCCGGCGACGACGTCCTCGCCGCGACCATCCGCACCGTGGTGCTGCTCGCACTGGCGCTGCTGCTGGCCGAGCTCGTGGACACCGTGGCGAGCAATATCGGCGGCTACTGGGGCGACGTGATGAGCGCGAAGATGCGCACGATCCTGTCCACCCGGTACTTCGAGAAGCTGCTCTCGCTCCCCCAGCGCTACTTCGACAACGAGCTCACCGGCACCATCGTGGCCCGGCTGAACCGGTCGATCGCCGAGATCACGAACTTCATGAAGTCGTTCTCGAACATGTTCGTCACGCTGATCATGACGACCATCGCCGTGTTGATCATCAGCGCGTGGCACTACTGGCCGCTCGCCCTCCTGCTCCTGCTCGCCTACCCTCTCTACCTCTGGCTGACCGCGATGACCTCCACGCGGTGGCAGCGGCTCGAAGGACGCAAGAACGAGCACGTGGACGTCGCCTCCGGTCGCTTCACCGAGGTGGTCGGGCAGATCCGCGTCGTGAAGTCCTTCGGCCGCGAGCGCAGCGAGCAGCACGAGTTCACCCGGCACTTCGATCGCACCGTCGATCTCACCGGCGAGCAGTCGCGGCACTGGCACAGGATGGACGTGATCCGCCGGGCCGCGCTGAACGTCATCTTCTTCGGGCTGTACACGATCATCTTCGTGCGCACCGTCCAGGGGCACTTCTCGCCGGGCGACATGGTGATGCTGGTGCAGCTGATGGCGATGGCCCGCCAGCCCGTGACGAGCCTGAGCTACGTGGTCGACACCGCCCAGCGGGCGATCGCGGGCTCCCGGTCCTACTTCGAGGTGATGAACCTGGAGGCCTCGGCCATCGAACCCGCGGGACGTCACCCGCACGAGGCAGCGGCCGGGAAGGGCGCCGATGGTGCGCTCGTGCGCTTCACCGACGTGCGCTTCGGCTACGACGACGACGCCGACGTCCTCAAGGACATCTCCTTCGAGATCGCCCGGGGCGAGCGAGTGGCGCTGGTGGGCGAGTCCGGTGGGGGCAAGAGCACCCTGATCAACCTCCTCCTGGGTCTGTACGCGATGCGGGACGGGTCGATCGAGGTGGCGGGCGCCGGTCGGGATCTCGGGTCACTTCGGGCGAACATCGGCGTCGTCTTCCAGGACGCCTCCCTGTTCTCCGGCACGATCGCGGAGAACATCGCCTACGGCCGCCCGGAGGCCACGCGGGAGGAGGTCGAGGCGGTGGCCCGGCGCGCCGCCGTCGAGGAGTTCGTCCGCAGGCTCCCCCACGGCTACGACACGGTGATCGGCGAGCGCGGGATGAAGCTCTCCGGCGGTCAGAAGCAACGCATCGCCGTGGCCCGGGCCATGCTCAAGGATGCCCCGATCCTGGTGCTGGACGAGGCGACCTCGGCGCTGGACACGAAGTCGGAACGGCTCGTTCAGGCCGGTCTGGAGCGGCTGATGGCCGATCGCACCTCGCTGATCATCGCTCACCGGCTCTCCACGATCGCCGAGGTGGATCGCATCATCACCCTGCGGGAGGGACGTATCGACGAGATCGGCACCCCGGACGAGCTGGCCGCCTCCGGTGGGATCTACGCCGAGCTGCTGGCGTTGCAGAATGCCTCGACAGCGTCGGCTCGCAAGCGCCTCAAGTCCTACGACGTGGTCGGCTGA
- a CDS encoding glycoside hydrolase family 2 TIM barrel-domain containing protein, which translates to MEEHVTFPSHTSYDPVAGTLAPARSWLRSDAGRIDLAGDWQFRLSPGVPGTPGGHGVLGEESPTAFARPDYDAGAWDTLAVPSHWVLAEDFRYGTPIYTNVQYPFPVDPPFVPDENPTGDYRRTVEVPESWLAGGHVLLRFDGVESHARVWVNGVEIATFTGSRLAHELNVTEHLHPGTNTIAVRVVQWSAASYLEDQDQWWLPGIFRDVTLLHRPVGGIEDVWLHADYDPATGEGTLTADLSAAADAFPVRLQVPELGVDQTWQDAAAVAPVPVGAVAPWSPESPTLYEATVSGAAESITVRTGFRRVQIDGDRFLVNGRQVTFSGVNRHEIHPDKGRVFDEEFAREDLALMKRHNVNAIRTSHYPPHPRLLDLADEMGFWVICECDLETHGFEAGGWVDNPSDDPRWREAYLDRIQRTVERDKNHPSIILWSLGNEAGTGTNLAAMAQWVHGRDATRPVHYEGDYAGAYTDVYSRMYATVPETESIARDDDTSLLARGVTAGDSARQRTKPFLQCEYAHAMGNGPGALDQYRELVDRYPRLHGGFIWEWRDHGIRTKAENGTEYFGYGGDFGEVVHDGNFVMDGMVLSDSTPSPGLLEFAAVEQPVQLTPTGDGSAVVRNRRFVADTSDLLVRWSVEHDGHPVAEGETPLADEDGTPIPAGGTGGLHLFSELPTAQPGVEVTVTVAVVLAEATDWAPAGHAVARAQWQADRPATFGAAPVHPAARAALADSPAVLEGPGLTTLAGALVRGPEVELWRAPTDNDHGSNSHDGDRTDPADRSTGERTPPIADRWREAGIDRLVRRVVAVTADPTSHTITRRVSAAQSRAAVDVSERWSAVRGEDGVVEAVLEVSMTPNTGWHEVWPRLGLHLELPTEVDGAAWFGTGPHDSYPDTATSVRLGRFSAGIEDLTVDYARPQESGHRAGLRELVLRRGGADWLQISADPDPLGRRPGFTLSRHSAHELTSAGHPHELPTPTAHHLYLDAAQHGLGSRACGPDVWPTAMLRPEARTLRLRFRAL; encoded by the coding sequence ATGGAGGAGCACGTGACCTTCCCCTCGCACACGTCCTATGACCCGGTCGCCGGCACCCTGGCGCCGGCCCGTTCCTGGCTGCGCAGTGACGCCGGCCGGATCGATCTCGCCGGGGACTGGCAGTTCCGCCTCTCCCCCGGTGTTCCCGGGACCCCGGGCGGTCACGGCGTCCTGGGCGAGGAGTCCCCGACGGCGTTCGCCCGCCCGGACTACGACGCCGGCGCCTGGGACACCCTGGCCGTGCCCTCCCACTGGGTGCTGGCCGAGGACTTCCGGTACGGCACGCCGATCTACACCAACGTGCAGTACCCCTTCCCGGTCGATCCGCCGTTCGTCCCGGACGAGAACCCCACCGGGGACTACCGCCGCACCGTCGAGGTGCCCGAGAGCTGGCTCGCCGGGGGGCACGTGCTGCTGCGCTTCGACGGCGTGGAGTCCCACGCGCGGGTCTGGGTCAACGGCGTCGAGATCGCCACCTTCACCGGCAGCCGGCTCGCGCACGAGCTCAACGTCACCGAGCACCTGCACCCCGGCACGAACACGATCGCCGTCCGCGTGGTGCAGTGGTCGGCCGCCAGCTACCTGGAGGACCAGGACCAGTGGTGGCTGCCGGGGATCTTCCGGGACGTCACCCTCCTGCACCGCCCGGTCGGCGGTATCGAGGACGTCTGGTTGCACGCCGACTACGACCCGGCCACGGGTGAGGGCACCCTGACGGCCGATCTGAGCGCCGCCGCCGACGCCTTCCCGGTCCGGCTCCAGGTGCCCGAGCTGGGCGTCGACCAGACCTGGCAGGATGCTGCCGCGGTGGCGCCGGTCCCGGTGGGAGCGGTGGCACCGTGGTCCCCGGAGTCACCGACGCTGTACGAGGCGACCGTCTCCGGCGCCGCTGAGTCGATCACGGTACGCACGGGCTTCCGCCGCGTGCAGATCGACGGCGACCGCTTCCTCGTCAACGGCCGGCAGGTCACGTTCTCCGGCGTCAACCGCCACGAGATCCACCCCGACAAGGGCCGCGTCTTCGACGAGGAGTTCGCCCGCGAGGACCTGGCACTGATGAAGCGGCACAACGTCAACGCCATCCGCACCAGCCACTACCCGCCGCACCCGCGGCTGCTCGACCTCGCCGACGAGATGGGCTTCTGGGTCATCTGCGAGTGCGACCTCGAGACGCACGGCTTCGAGGCCGGAGGCTGGGTGGACAACCCCAGCGACGATCCCCGGTGGCGCGAGGCCTACCTCGACCGGATCCAGCGCACGGTCGAGCGCGACAAGAACCACCCCTCGATCATCCTGTGGTCGCTGGGCAACGAGGCGGGCACCGGCACCAACCTGGCCGCGATGGCGCAGTGGGTCCACGGCCGCGACGCGACCCGGCCCGTGCACTACGAGGGTGACTACGCAGGGGCCTACACCGATGTGTACTCGCGCATGTACGCCACCGTGCCCGAGACCGAGTCGATCGCCCGCGACGACGACACCAGCCTGCTCGCCCGCGGGGTCACCGCCGGCGACAGCGCCCGCCAGCGCACCAAGCCGTTCCTGCAGTGCGAGTACGCCCACGCGATGGGCAACGGCCCCGGCGCCCTGGATCAGTACCGTGAGCTGGTCGACCGCTACCCGCGCCTGCACGGCGGCTTCATCTGGGAGTGGCGCGATCACGGTATCCGCACGAAGGCTGAGAACGGCACCGAATACTTCGGCTACGGGGGTGACTTCGGCGAGGTCGTCCACGACGGCAACTTCGTGATGGACGGCATGGTGCTCTCCGACTCCACGCCCTCTCCGGGCCTGCTGGAGTTCGCCGCCGTCGAGCAGCCGGTCCAGCTGACCCCCACCGGCGACGGGTCCGCGGTGGTCCGCAACCGCCGCTTCGTGGCCGACACCTCGGACCTGCTCGTGCGCTGGAGCGTCGAGCACGACGGTCACCCGGTGGCCGAGGGAGAGACCCCGCTGGCGGACGAGGACGGAACCCCGATCCCGGCCGGCGGCACGGGCGGACTGCACCTGTTCTCCGAGCTCCCGACGGCGCAGCCCGGCGTCGAGGTCACCGTCACCGTGGCCGTGGTGCTGGCCGAGGCCACGGACTGGGCACCGGCCGGTCACGCGGTGGCACGGGCGCAGTGGCAGGCCGACCGGCCGGCCACCTTCGGTGCCGCACCCGTGCACCCGGCCGCGAGGGCCGCGCTGGCGGACTCGCCGGCCGTGCTGGAGGGCCCCGGCCTGACCACGCTCGCCGGGGCGCTCGTGCGTGGTCCCGAGGTGGAGCTGTGGCGCGCGCCGACCGACAACGACCACGGCAGCAACTCCCACGACGGCGACCGCACCGATCCGGCGGACCGCTCCACCGGGGAGCGCACCCCGCCGATCGCCGACCGGTGGCGGGAGGCCGGGATCGACCGGCTGGTGCGTCGGGTGGTCGCGGTGACCGCCGATCCGACCTCGCACACGATCACCCGTCGCGTCTCGGCTGCCCAGAGCCGGGCAGCTGTCGACGTGAGCGAACGGTGGTCGGCGGTGCGCGGCGAGGACGGTGTCGTCGAGGCGGTGCTCGAGGTGAGCATGACCCCGAACACCGGCTGGCACGAGGTCTGGCCGCGGCTCGGGCTGCATCTGGAGCTGCCGACCGAGGTCGACGGTGCCGCCTGGTTCGGCACTGGACCGCACGACTCCTATCCGGACACGGCCACCTCGGTGCGGCTGGGGCGGTTCAGCGCCGGGATCGAGGACCTCACGGTCGACTACGCCCGTCCGCAGGAGTCGGGCCACCGCGCGGGTCTGCGTGAGCTGGTCCTGCGCCGGGGCGGGGCGGACTGGCTGCAGATCAGCGCCGATCCGGATCCGCTGGGGCGCCGGCCCGGGTTCACGCTCAGCCGCCACAGCGCGCACGAGCTCACTTCGGCCGGGCACCCGCACGAGCTGCCCACCCCGACGGCGCACCACCTCTACCTGGACGCCGCCCAGCACGGCCTGGGCTCGCGCGCATGCGGGCCCGACGTCTGGCCGACGGCCATGCTGCGCCCCGAGGCCCGCACGCTGCGACTGCGGTTCCGGGCCCTCTGA